Proteins encoded within one genomic window of Triticum aestivum cultivar Chinese Spring chromosome 2D, IWGSC CS RefSeq v2.1, whole genome shotgun sequence:
- the LOC123054377 gene encoding cytochrome P450 99A2 has translation MELSAATLLFLSLVSLIVLLSLLGRKPAPSSRKRQPPGPRRLPFIGSLLHLLTATPQVALRDLARKHGPVMYLRLGQVDTVVISSPAAAQEVLRDNNLNFASRPSLLATEIVGYGNTDIAFAPYGAYWRTLRRLCVVELLSARKVRQFAPIRDSETLSLVSKIRAAAAGGSGEPVNLGKLLVSCTNTITAKATFGHGCDAELQERFLSTMQVVLDTSGGLCIGDLFPSLRFVDVVTGLQRRLWRARGQLDDVFDRIIAGCEARREEKKKTTTAGDDDLLSVMLRIKEDGELEFPIGTTNIKAIIVDLFTAGTETTSSTVEWIMSELMRNPEVMAKTQAEVRQTLDNKSPEDHEGQMDKLKYTKMVIKEGMRLHPVVPLLLPRVCQETCNIGGFEVSEGSRIMVNAWAIARSPENWNDAEEFRPERFEDTTVDYNGTQFTYIPFGSGRRMCPGGTFGLAVLELLLARLLYYFDWSLPDGIKPDELDMDMIVGFTTRRRNQLHLVATPYNVPTEN, from the exons ATGGAGCTAAGCGCAGccaccctcctcttcctctccctcgtctCACTGATCGTTCTCTTATCCTTGCTTGGCCGCAAACCAGCACCAAGTTCAAGGAAGAGGCAGCCTCCCGGCCCACGGCGTCTCCCCTTCATCGGAAGCCTCCTCCACCTCCTGACGGCGACGCCGCAGGTCGCTCTCCGGGACTTGGCCAGGAAGCACGGCCCGGTGATGTACCTGCGGCTGGGCCAGGTCGACACCGTCGTGATCTCCTCGCCGGCGGCGGCTCAGGAGGTGCTCCGGGACAACAACCTCAACTTCGCGTCGCGGCCGAGCCTCCTGGCCACGGAGATCGTGGGCTATGGAAACACCGACATCGCCTTCGCGCCATACGGCGCCTACTGGAGGACGCTGCGAAGGCTCTGCGTGGTGGAGCTCCTGAGCGCACGGAAGGTGAGGCAGTTCGCGCCCATCAGGGACAGCGAGACCCTGTCCCTCGTCAGTaagatccgcgccgccgccgccggcggaagCGGCGAACCGGTCAATCTCGGGAAGCTGCTCGTGTCGTGCACGAACACGATCACCGCAAAGGCGACGTTCGGGCACGGATGCGACGCCGAGCTCCAAGAGCGGTTCTTGTCCACGATGCAGGTGGTGCTCGACACCAGCGGCGGGCTCTGCATCGGGGACCTCTTCCCGTCCCTGCGGTTCGTGGACGTCGTCACTGGGCTGCAACGCCGGCTCTGGCGGGCGCGCGGGCAGCTCGACGACGTCTTTGACAGGATCATCGCTGGGTGCGAGGCGCGGCGAGAGGAAAAGAAGAAGACGACTACGGCCGGAGATGACGACCTTCTCAGCGTCATGCTTAGAATCAAGGAGGATGGCGAGCTTGAGTTCCCCATCGGCACCACAAACATCAAGGCAATCATAGTG GACTTGTTCACGGCAGGGACGGAAACAACGTCGTCAACGGTTGAGTGGATCATGTCGGAGCTCATGAGAAACCCAGAGGTGATGGCCAAGACGCAGGCAGAGGTGCGGCAAACATTGGACAACAAGAGTCCAGAAGATCACGAGGGCCAAATGGACAAGCTGAAATACACGAAGATGGTGATCAAGGAGGGCATGCGGCTGCACCCGGTGGTGCCGCTTCTGCTCCCCCGTGTCTGTCAGGAGACGTGCAACATCGGTGGATTCGAGGTCTCGGAGGGCTCTAGGATAATGGTTAACGCATGGGCGATAGCAAGGAGCCCTGAGAATTGGAATGACGCGGAGGAGTTCAGGCCGGAGAGGTTCGAGGACACCACAGTGGActacaacggcacacagttcacgtaCATACCTTTCGGGAGCGGAAGGAGGATGTGCCCCGGCGGTACCTTTGGGCTAGCTGTGTTGGAGCTTCTCCTTGCACGACTTCTGTACTACTTTGACTGGAGCCTCCCCGACGGAATTAAGCCGGATGAGCTTGATATGGACATGATCGTCGGCTTTACAACAAGGAGAAGGAACCAACTTCACCTAGTAGCGACGCCGTATAATGTTCCAACGGAAAATTGA
- the LOC123054378 gene encoding putative DNA ligase 4 — MAATVRFGLLVAMFQAMTRDRTSAKKRGRLRTFLDRAYGASGRDDYFSALRLILPSLDRERGSYGLKEAALAAALVEALGIAKDSPDAVRLTNWRRGGGGRNAGNFSLVAAEVLQRRQGMTSGGLTIKEVNDALDRLSASDTRSEKASVLSSLIKKTNALEMKWLLMIIIKDLKLGISEKSIFHEFHPDAEDLFNVTCDLKRVCEKLNDRSQRHKRQDIEVGKAVRPQLAMRVGNASSAWKKLHGKPVVAECKFDGDRIQIHKNGEEIHFFSRTFLDHSEYTSGMSKFIKENILVDRCILDGEMLVWDTALNRFAEFGSNQEIAKAASEGLETNRQLCYIAFDILYSGDTSVIHQSLSERHEILRKVVKPLKGRLEILVPTGGLNTHRPPDEPCWSIFAPNIEDIEKFFKETVENRDEGIVLKDLDSKWEPGDRTGKWLKLKPDYIHAGADLDVIIIGGYYGSGRRGGEVAQFLVGLAVSSDDNSHPKRFLSFCRVGTGLSDEELATLVAKLKPHFSKSGTPKKTPRFYEVTNNSKERPDVWIESPDKSVILSITSDIRTIKSEVFAAPYCLRFPRIQRVRYDKPWHECLDVQSFVEIVHSSNGSMHKAEDDKSLKNDNLKNPKINKRGEKKNVSIIPSHLMKTDISGLKGETLIFANTMFYFVNTPPSYNLDYFHKLVVENGGSFSMNLNDSVTHCIAAEKKGIKYQAAIRHGRIIHYSWILDCCKQKILLRLQPKYILFLADFARHKFPEEIDSYADFYYWDIDVSDLKQIFINMDKVTVDPSMVHRYKKKYYADERFCFFQGCCIYLYHAPLVNEDYNVISDLALKRVKHDLTMHGGQYCSSLAPATHLVIVSVLQVYNFDILYKSFSPAERRYLHDKRLHVVSNKWLEDSVEKQMKLPETAYNLKPDTLEEIQIERSEEKAQPSNDKTAKNEDVEISHVKHARKRGRAAGNSSRTVRAAPRPVRTTRARRGNKQAKIDDGEPEENGPGETGQDDEKSNTDHISRMEEDNSDKDQRPPRAAPRPVRRTSARRGTRQAKTDYRESDESGPGETGEDQKLGTDSVVKMEEDSLDEDQGPPAGAQFITLDEREPKVVKLSAAEDTTTSPKFESKGTSERTDAGEGTSMAGEKIEQMVDPLHAMLLDMIPSLREDASSDPPAKVEHDPSRVRSSTSDNRVPVPETGGSASNPVAPAPRAGSSSYSAGVPAPDPNPVAPKKKKVSYKDLADEFLKDW; from the exons atggcggcgacggtgCGGTTCGGGCTCCTGGTGGCGATGTTCCAGGCCATGACGCGGGACCGCACGTCCGCGAAGAAGCGGGGCCGCCTCCGCACGTTCCTCGACCGCGCCTACGGGGCCAGCGGCAGGGACGACTACTTCAGCGCGCTCCGCCTCATCCTCCCGTCCCTCGACCGCGAGCGCGGCTCCTACGGCCTCAAggaggccgccctcgccgccgcgctcgtcgAAGCGCTCGGCATCGCCAAGGACTCCCCCGACGCCGTCCGGCTCACCAActggcgccgcggcggcggcggccgcaacGCGGGCAACTTCTCCCTCGTCGCCGCCGAG GTGCTGCAGCGGAGGCAAGGAATGACTTCTGGTGGGTTGACAATAAAGGAGGTTAATGACGCACTCGATCGTCTATCTGCAAGTGACACTAG GTCTGAGAAGGCTTCGGTTCTTTCAAGTCTGATCAAGAAAACCAATGCCCTTGAAATGAAGTGGCTTCTAATGATTATTATTAAAG ACTTGAAATTGGGGATCAGTGAGAAGAGCATATTCCATGAATTTCATCCTGACGCTGAGGACTTGTTCAATGTTACTTGTGACTTAAAACGGGTCTGTGAAAAGCTTAATGATCGAAGTCAAAGGCATAAACGTCAG GATATAGAAGTCGGAAAGGCTGTGAGGCCTCAGCTAGCTATGAGAGTCGGTAACGCTTCATCTGCATGGAAGAAG CTTCATGGCAAACCAGTGGTTGCTGAGTGCAAATTTGATGGCGACCGTATCCAAATTCACAAGAATGGGGAAGAGATTCATTTCTTCTCACG GACCTTTCTTGATCATTCTGAATATACATCTGGGATGTCCAAATTTATTAAGGAAAATATCCTGGTTGACAG GTGTATTTTGGATGGGGAGATGCTTGTTTGGGACACTGCGCTTAATCGGTTTGCTGAATTTGGCTCAAACCAGGAAATAG CAAAGGCTGCTAGTGAGGGGCTGGAGACAAATCGACAG TTGTGCT ATATTGCTTTTGACATTCTTTATTCTGGAGACACTAGTGTTATCCACCAAAGTTTGTCGGAGCGGCACGAAATTCTGCGGAAGGTTGTCAAACCTTTAAAGGGTCGTCTTGAGATTTTGGTCCCAACAGGTGGTCTAAACACCCATCGCCCCCCAG ATGAACCATGCTGGTCCATTTTTGCTCCCAATATTGAAGACATTGAGAAATTCTTCAAGGAGACTGTCGAAAACAG GGATGAGGGAATTGTACTAAAGGACCTTGATTCCAAATGGGAACCTGGTGATCGAACTGGAAAGTGGCTTAAACTAAAGCCTGATTATATACATGCTGGTGCTGATCTGGATGTTATTATTATAG GTGGATATTATGGATCAGGGCGTCGAGGAGGAGAG GTTGCACAGTTTTTAGTTGGTCTTGCAGTGTCTTCAGATGATAATAGTCACCCCAAAAG ATTTCTTTCATTTTGTCGAGTCGGTACTGGTCTCTCCGATGAAGAACTTGCCACTCTAGTCGCGAAGCTGAAGCCCCACTTTAG CAAAAGTGGGACCCCCAAAAAAACACCCAGATTTTATGAAGTAACAAACAATTCGAAGGAGCGGCCAGATGTTTGGATAGAAAGCCCTGATAA GTCAGTCATACTATCTATAACAAGTGATATTCGAACAATCAAATCCGAG GTTTTTGCTGCCCCATACTGCTTGAGGTTCCCCCGCATTCAACGAGTGAGATATGATAAGCCATGGCACGAGTGCCTTGATGTGCAAT CATTTGTGGAGATCGTGCACTCAAGTAATGGGTCAATGCACAAGGCAGAAGATGATAAGAGTCTGAAAAACGACAACTTAAAGAACCCAAAAATAAACAAAAGGGGGGAGAAGAAGAATGTATCAATCATCCCTTCACATCTTATGAAGACTGACATATCAGGCTTAAAGGGCGAAACCCTGATATTTGCAAACACGATGTTCT ATTTTGTCAACACCCCTCCGTCATATAACCTCGACTATTTCCATAAACTGGTTGTGGAGAATGGAGGATCTTTCTCGATGAATCTTAATGACTCTGTTACTCACTGCATAGCAGCAGAGAAGAAAG GTATCAAATATCAGGCGGCCATACGCCACGGAAGGATCATTCATTATTCCTGGATCTTGGACTGTTGCAAGCAAAAAATACTTCTTCGTTTGCAACCCAA GTATATCCTCTTTCTTGCAGATTTTGCCAGGCACAAATTTCCTGAAGAGATCGACTCATATGCTGATTTTTACTACTGGGACATCGATGTTTCTGACCTGAAGCAG ATTTTCATCAACATGGACAAAGTTACTGTCGATCCAAGCATGGTACATCGGTACAAAAAGAAGTATTATGCTGATGAAAGATTCTGCTTCTTCCAGGGCTGCTGCATTTACTTGTATCATGCACCTTTAGT GAATGAGGACTACAACGTAATATCTGATCTTGCACTAAAGAGGGTGAAGCACGACCTTACAATGCATGGTGGTCAGTATTGCAGTAGCCTTGCTCCTGCCACCCATTTGGTTATAGTTTCAGTTCTTCAGGTGTACAATTTTGACATATTGTACAAGAG CTTCTCTCCAGCTGAGAGGCGTTACCTACATGACAAAAGATTGCATGTTGTCAGTAACAAGTGGTTAGAAGATTCAGTGGAGAAACAAATGAAATTGCCTGAAACCGCCTACAACCTTAAACCGGATACATTAGAAGAAATACAAATCGAAAGGAG TGAGGAAAAGGCCCAGCCCTCTAATGACAAGACTGCTAAAAATGAGGATGTTGAAATATCTCATGTTAAACATGCAAGGAAAAGGGGCAGGGCGGCTGGCAATAGTTCGAGAACTGTACGGGCTGCTCCTAGGCCAGTCCGAACAACAAGGGCTAGAAGAGGAAATAAGCAGGCAAAAATAGATGATGGTGAACCTGAAGAAAACGGTCCTGGTGAAACAGGTCAAGATGATGAAAAGTCGAACACAGATCACATCTCCAGGATGGAAGAAGATAACAGTGACAAGGACCAACGACCACCTCGAGCTGCTCCTAGACCAGTTCGAAGAACAAGTGCTAGAAGAGGAACCCGGCAAGCAAAAACAGACTATCGTGAATCTGACGAAAGCGGCCCTGGTGAAACAGGTGAAGATCAAAAGCTGGGCACAGATTCCGTCGTAAAGATGGAAGAAGATAGCCTGGATGAAGACCAAGGACCGCCAGCAGGTGCCCAGTTCATCACACTGGATGAGCGAGAGCCAAAAGTCGTTAAATTGAGTGCAGCAGAGGATACGACAACCAGTCCAAAGTTCGAAAGCAAAGGAACTTCTGAAAGAACAGACGCTGGTGAAGGAACGAGCATGGCAGGTGAGAAGATAGAACAGATGGTTGATCCTCTGCACGCGATGCTCCTCGACATGATACCGTCACTTAGGGAAGACGCGAGCAGCGATCCCCCAGCCAAAGTTGAGCATGATCCATCGCGTGTGAGAAGTTCCACGTCGGATAACAGGGTTCCGGTGCCTGAGACAGGAGGCTCTGCATCCAATCCTGTGGCTCCGGCACCGCGTGCAGGAAGTTCGTCATACAGTGCGGGGGTTCCAGCCCCAGATCCAAATCCCGTGGCTCCGAAGAAGAAAAAGGTGAGCTACAAAGATCTGGCCGACGAGTTTCTGAAAGATTGGTGA